DNA from Xiphophorus maculatus strain JP 163 A chromosome 6, X_maculatus-5.0-male, whole genome shotgun sequence:
TCTGGGGCAATAGAGACAAGTTCCTGGCAGTGATGACCATGATCATGAGTCTCTGTCTGGCAAACTAATGTGCAGGTCTGTCTTTGGCATTTACCAGGAGAACAGCACTTGCCTGACTGCATTGTGTCACACGTCACGTTTGGTACAAAGAGGATTATGGTGTAGGGCTGTTTTTCAGGAGCTGAACTCATCCCTTTAGTTCCAGTCAAATAAACTCTTAAGGCTTCACCATATAAAGACACTTTTTGGGTAATTTCATGACTCTGTGGAAACAGTTTGGGAATGAGCCCTTATTTTTCAACAAGATTCTGCATTAGAGCACAAAGCAAGAGCCAGAAAGACAACGACGAGGAGATTTGGTGTGAAAGAACGAGGCTGATCTGCAAAGAGCCCTAATCTTAACATGGCAGAAAATCTTTTAGGATGAGATTACGTCACAGTCTGGCCACACAAATGCGGTTCAGGAAGAACAGTCAAAAATTACAACTCCTCCTTAGCTTCACAGAAAGCAAATCCAGAAGAGTTTAAACTGTTATGGTGCAAAGGTTGGTCTGACATTAAAGATGTGATATAAACATGGGGTGTCTCTTAAACTCATATGTAAGCAAAGGGAGACAAGTAAATACTTTTAGAAATAGTGTCCTATAATATTTATTCCTCTTAACTGTGAAGAGTTCTTTGAGTGTCTAAGGTcacaacaaaatccaaaacGCAAACACAAAGATGTCTCTTTGTTTGCACTCTTTATGACACAAGGACATATTGACTAAATGGctgacaaaatgtgtttttgcagtgaatctgTCCACTTCATATGCTCATCAAGTGTCTAAGACCCTTAATACTTGTCACTTCATTAGCTATGAGGAACCTTCATGATACTTTTctattaaattgattttattttacgtTTCAAGTGAAAGGATCAGCTTCcaacagaaaaattcaaatcACATTTTGATATGGTCAattaaaatgtgcagaaaaaaatctatacaaTAGCTCGTCATGTTCTTACAACTTTCATCACTACAGAATTTCCCACTAATACTCACCGTGAACCTTGAGCACATGTTTTGACCCAGCCTGTCGGTGCAAATCATCTTGGCACTGGGTGATGACTACCACTGAGCGCCCCTGCTTCTTCAGACGAGCTTCGCACTCTGCAATGGCTAAATGGACGGCGCTGGGCTTCTTGTCCAACACAAGCTCTCTCCTGTAGTGATAAAACTCCCAGACCCGAGACGGGTTGCGAGAGAAGGCCTCTGGAGAAGCAAGGTCCTTTAGGGGGTAGATCCACATGGACAAGTTTAAAGAATGGAGCTCAGAGGGAAGAATGTTGTAATCAGACATAGcttctttgtttaaatgtacCTGGGAATGCCACTTCCTCCACTTCTCATGTTCTCCCCTGAAAGTTGGCACGCCACTCTCTGCACTCACTCCTGCTCCGGTGATGATTGCTATGTTCTTGGCTTTAGCGAAGGCCTTTCGGAATTCAGACATGTCTGAGAGTCAAACAAGAACTTATCAATATCCaacaaatttaagtttaaatcaacttaattaaacaaaaggaggtacattttttataatgttttaaaaaattgtaaaaatgaaaagctggaaacttacaaaactgttaaaactacatttttgtaATCTAACAGTcatgttgtttttagatttttctcatGTTAGGATTTAAATTACCCTATACCAAGAACAGCGTCCATTTACATAAAATTCACCCAAAATCTCAATTTAGTGAATAGAGTAATACTTGTTTATTTGTCTTCAAGATACAGTATATCCCAGTTACATTGAATATTGCAACGCCTAAACAATTGTAGACCCCTTTGATGGATGTGAACGTTGGatttggtgttccctcgcccaaATCACATGGGTCACTGGGGCCAGGCCTGGATGGGGGGCACGAGGGCCACGCCTTACAATCATTAAtgtaatgaatgaaataagcataataaaagttgaaaacaCTTCATGGGTTTTGCTAAAATAATACCAATATCTTTAGAAAACAACTCCGTAATGTCTAGTCtaggccgggctcagcccgaagaggagaCATGGTATGGGCGAATACAAGGggccaaaatgggttttctccgtagggtgtctgggctctcccttagagacagggtgagaagctcggtcatccgggagggactcagagtagagccgctgctccttcacgtcaagaggagccagttgagggtaggatgcctcctggatgcctccccggtgaggtgttctgggcgtgtcccaccgggaggaggccccggggaaaacccaggacacgctggagggactatgtttctcggctggcctgggaacgccttggaattcccccggaggagctggaacaagtggctgggaagagggaagtctgggcctccttTCTTAAGCTGCTatccccgcgacccgaccccagataagcggaagaaaatggatggatagataaaCAATTTCCTACTAGATACAGCCTGGTAGAAAGAGTGAGTCTATGTGGTTCTAAAAAGCTCTTGTTTTACCTGAACTGGGTCTTCCTGGTTCAATCACTGGTCCTGCTGTCACATGTGTGGAGCACATGCGAAGACCAAGTGAAAGGACAGCTCGGCCTTTGAGAAGCATTGTCACTAAAAGATcagaagaaacataaaaatgccaGTTTTTTTAACAGCATGTCATTTTACTTTCCACACACAGTTTCAGACTTCTttaatgtttgtaatatttcttATGAGATTTAAATATCATCCTTTATGCTAAAACAAAGACTATTTTTTGCTCctgaatgtaacttttatattaatatttttgaattaagaATATTATCCAGTTAGTTGTGATTTACAAATgttacaaatgtgaaaatagaaaaaaagacaccaaCCCAAAAACTTtaccaaaacacatttcagaaagCAAGACCCAAATGACTAATATTTTACcatcaaaaacagttttctgtctTGTTGCAGAGCTGCCTGATATAAGGTATACATATCACTGCAATATTGTTGCCGATTTTGGCTGCAATAAAACCTACACTTACTGCATTGCTCCCGGCCAAAGCTGTAGACTAGGACACTGAAAACTCATACAACTGGCCAAATATATTGTTAGCAAGCAGAGCACATGACACAATAGAATATTTTATATGCATTCCCAGGTAAATGTATTCCATCAAAGCCCGTTTCCACTGCATTCCTTGACAAATTAGTGACCATCAACTACAGTTCAGATgataaaattacacaatttaaaaaccaCCCAAGACAGCTTCCAGCATTTTGCTTTTGGGCAATGAAACAAATGGATGATGTTGCTCTTGATGCCTTTTGTAACTTCTCGAGTCAACATATCGTCTAAATGACTATAATTTATGGTGTAAAAATGCTGTGCAGTCcgagatgtatttttattgcagcAAGAAGCTGCAACAGTACCGACAGAGTCTGGGGATCTTTACACTGATACGGCAAGTAATGTACACACAGAGGAAAGCTTAAGAAGTTTGTTTAACTAATATCTAACAATTGGGAaacgggagaaaataaataGTTGTACTGACACACCTATCAACGCAAACAAAGTCAAACAAGTGGAAACAGGTTGTACTGAATGCCAGAtcttacattcaaaacaagGATTAAACACCCTTTAATCTCTGTCGGTATTCTGATGGTGTCTACATTTTTAACTcgaaaacaaaatatgtcaaGCATAGTTTTTAAGTAGCAGCCTAATGCCGTTATATTTCaggattctttaaaaaatgcagatgcGTTGTGTTGCCCAACAGTCGTGAAGTGCGTGACTGCCTCCTAAAGATGTCGTTAGAGCAAAGAAAACCACGTAACCTTAACTTGCATCGAGCAAAATCAACGTGGGCgaaataacttttttgaagGAACTTACACGTGGAGGAGCTGAATTGCACCGACTTCGACAgaagtttctttttgtctgacaAGAAAGACACGGTGGCCTTGTTTACCTATCTGTCCTCAATAATCAGAAGGGACCGCAAAGGAACAAGAGTGTCGTAAAGCCAAGATTATGTGTAATTCAAGTGCGCCCTCTAGTGGTGGATATCCTTAACTGTCGCTCAGGCAGGTATAATTATTCACTCTCCAAAACAATTTTCACTCAATTtccattaataataataataataataataataataataataataataataataataataataataataataataataataatgctatggataaaaacaaacatattctaaactgtttcatttttttcaactGTGGACTTTATATTCTTTCATTCTCTGCgtgtaaatacaaataaactgaatgaataaataaaaaaatagaaacacaaataaaggcAGTTGTTTcgccatttttaaatttaatttgtttataattttattattttttaatctaaaaactaaactaaattacaCTTCATTGAATAgaactaatttaacaaaaacagttcatctgaattcttattatttattgtgaccGAATCActtcattttagtgtttttttaattctatttaaAGTAGCTGATTCCCAATCACaatattagtttatttactactacttttgtgtttaaaaaaagaatttttaatttttttttttttttttttttttacttttttatcatttcacacCAACGCCTCTTCCTCCcgctccctctctccctctcttgcCTTCTTCTCCAGTGCATGTGtactccctcctcctcttcatcgaTCGCTGCCTCCCAGCGCGCGAGTGGCCGTGCGGCTCTGCTTCTGTCCCAGTCGGCCAGCAGTCATCTCTGGACACTGGCTCAAATTGATGGCGACCACACCGGCCAGCAATTCAGACCGAAGACCGCTCAGGAGGCTCCGCTCCACGAGCGACATCCCATATCTGGTTGAAGCCAGAAGATCTTTCAATCTGCGGACAGGTAGGAGCACATGCCCGCCCTGCGCTCTGATCCTCAGTGTTAGACGCACGCCAGATTTCGCGGTGTCCACTGGGGTAGTTGTCATGGTTCAATACGCCCCTGTTTTAAGCGAGGAAAACGACCGCATCTTATTTTCCCCTCGTGGACCGGTGTTAACAGTTGTGCGGTGAGGTTTATTCCTCCAGAAATTATCAATGGGCAGCGACGCTTGTTGGTAATCAGAGGGGTAGTGACTGAAATGTTATGCAACTTTATGGACCGACACTAAAGGCAATTTGCTTCctcagtgcaaaaataaataacacgtGAACATTTCTTTCTAATCGCGTGAACAACGGTTTTGTGTGGATTTTGCTATTACCGCCACTGTTGTTGAACGCAATTACATAATACGAAGAAGCGCTCCAACGTGGCCTGCAGTGGCTCAGGCTTGTGATGCATAAATCCAGAATGGACAAACGagttctttttatgtttttatttccagttattaGTCATAACTGTCAACATTCCccacattttaatttcagttttcaacTTGCAACAAAGATACGACAATAGCTCTCTGTGTCCATCATCCATGTGTGTTGCATACTCTGTTACCATGGTGACTTGGCATTTTATGCTGACTGAGTCAACAGGATTCAGATCTTTTGCACTACAGTGAAATTGGGACACATGCTGCAGCCAGCAGCGTGTTTTAAATCTCATGGAAGTCCTTCCTGTGATTTACTCAACTCAAccaaaatttagattttttttgacacatttaaaatttgtttttctatgcTTACTTATTGTATCTAATAACTAAGAATGACATTATAAATATGATgcttcttctttaaaaatgtccataaTAACCTGTACCAATTCATCACATGCAAGAGGTGCTGTGTCTACATGCAGCAACAGTACTATGCAAAATATTcataactttttccacatttgtcacattacagctaCAGACTTTGTTCCTTGCACTATATCCTAGAATTGTATGTGTCCGATGAACACAAAACATTGATCTGTCATTgatctgaaattttgaaaatcttGTGGTGCCCGTACGGATTCAATGCTATTAAAGCTGAAAGTACCGGTATTTGGAGTTTTGTCtgttcaatttaattaaattcagtttatttatatggaacatttttcaacaaacGTCATCTTAAGGCACttcataaaaaagtaatttcaattcATTCATACATACATTGCAATAGATCCTTAATATGAAACAGTGCGCTAagctcagtttattattcaaattagtttaaacagttttctttctaaGGAAATCCAGCAGTCTTTGAAGCATTCTCTGCGCCTGGAATTTAGCAACAGCAGACAGTTGCGTTGTGtcattgactttacagcaatttcTCATATTGAGCATGCATGGAGCGACAGTGGGGACAAAAACCTtccttcaacaggaagaaatTTTCAGTTCTCCAAGAGCTATCTTATTAAAacataagatttttatttgtcattagGTTCCTAGAACATAACAAAATAGCAGTGTTACCCTCagtgataaataaatgaaattatgaaacATATAAATATCTGTTGCTAAAGTCTCAATCAGTCCTTGCTTAGTGCAGCAAAtgggtgtgagtgtgtctgCATAGGCAGAGTGGATGGGAGCTGGACAGATGGATTTTACAGCTCTTGGGAAAAAGCTTTTTCCCAAGAGCTTTTTGGTCTTTTCTGAAATGGTAAAGGTATTTCTACATCTTTACCATTTCCCAAATATAGCTATTTCAGTTATAAACTTGAtcaaaaactaaagttttagtCCTTGTCTTCATAGTCAGGGTGTCTCCCTCATAGACTAAAACTGAGAGCTGGTTCCACATGAGAGGAGCCTGATAGCTAAATAATCTGCCTCCCTTTCTACTTTTTCAGATTCTAGGAACAACCATTAAACCTGCAGTTTGAGAGCAAAGTGCTATAATGGAACAATGGAACATAATGGAATAATCAGATCTCTGATATATGACAGAGCTTGATTGAGGGCTTTAAATGTGAGAAGGAGGATAATATTAAATTCCATTTTGGATTTAACAGGGAGCCAATGAACGGAAGCTAAAACGGGGAAATATTatctctctttttaattttcatcaaaAAATAGCATTGCAGCATTTTGGATCAGCCGAAAGCTTCTACCGTAGATTTCAGAATATAAGCCGCCACttgttttcccacattttgaaccatgcggcttatagcccggtgcggttttcctgtggatttttctttaaccgcaagggggctctttagcaggaagtgaatcattggaagtcaaaattggaaatgaaAGTAGAAAGAgatgtttttcattataaacaagtacatgctagcagcaggcacgacggagaaatgttttcaaactcataccccctcatcatggaaacaacacaaagaatgttcatatgatgcagcttttaagttggaGGCTATCGATAGCCGCTGCACGTAAGCTCGGCGTGAACAAATCTATGGTTCCACGTTGGAGacgcagggctgcgtccttaagCAGATAAATTGGAAAACTAAGAGTGGCGGAGATACCAGCGGTTTATAGCCCGGTGGCTTATacatgtttccagttttttgttttttgttgggttttttttaactttgtggGTGCGTcttatagtgaggtgcgctctatagtccggaaaatacggtaattacATTTTATGGACTTTCTGATAGTAAAGAATTGCAGTAATCTGGCCTTAAAGTTACAAATGCATGGAGTAGTTTTTCAGCATCACTCCTGGATATTGGAAAGGATGCCAATAATTAGCTTCCTACCTTTGCATATTGAGGGAACTTCTCTAAGTCTGGAATTTGACTCAGCCGTTATCACATACATGTGCTCTGATCCAAGCCATTCCATTGTGCTTTTCCTTAAAAGGGAATGTTTCTGGGGAGCATAGCTCACAATTATGTTGCCAAAAGTTTCTCTCACCTGAACTGTGGTTCTCTAAAGGGCCTTCCAGCTTTATCATGGGCCTTTTGGcagcttttctgtcattttaggTGGACATATTCTAATATTTTGGCATGTTTGCAGTTATGCAGACCTCTTTCCATTTCCGACAGTAGATCACATAGCCCTTTATGAAAATTTCcaagcttaaaatatttttgttataacCTAATCCTGCTTTGAAACTCTCCACAGCGTTATCTCTGACCTGTCTGATGTGTTGCTGCCTGGTGTATGTGCAACTTTATGTTGCTCGAtttcataaaatcccagtagtttgtggcaaaatgtgaaaaagggcttctgaatacttttacaaggcactgcaTGTACTAAGCAGAGCATGATTCTAAACATTCCCAAAAGTTTAAATAGTAATTATGTTCAAAAAAATATGCAGGTTCCAAGATAAAAGATTTTAGTTCATCATTTGAAATGCTGCATAATGGAATTGAATAATTAACTAATGATTTTGTGTCAGGTATATTCTCTTGTCCTACTGGGAGGACAATAATCTGAATTTATATGATCGTAAATAAGAAGGAAAACCTATGGCTCCTGTGCAGCTTTTCATTTGCCAACAATTTGTCAGCTGTTTTAAAAGCTCCTGTGACTGCTTCATGAGCCTAGGCATCAGCTGAAAGGATTTGTGCATTCTTGATCAATGAATGAAAGGATGCTTCGAGGCTAAGCACGCTGGTGCCAGGGAGTGTTTTGCCTGTGGAGAAACGCTGCTGTCGATTACAACAGACTGTCATTtgtctctgtgctcctgtttttgttccagttttctCTGTGCTCCACAACTAGCTCATGCGAAAGCGTTAGGATGGTACGGGGGCGATTTGTACAACAGCTCGCTTGACTCACTTCCACCTGAAGAAGTGGAGCAGGATTTAGCTTGCTTATTGCCAAGGAAACCAAAAGTCAAGTGGTTATGTGGTGAGGTGCTTAGCAATAATAAATAACCTAGGCTGCTGGGGATGCAAAACAAGAACCAAGCAATTAGTTCTCAGAGCAGGGCAATTGTTTTGATtcctgttgatgtttttctttaatgatGCTCATAAATAAGTATATTTGCCATTGTAAAGAGTGCAAGAGATGAATCCCATCTCTTACAGaccagttaaatattttgttattaaatCAATGGTTTTTATGCATAATAGCATCTTCATAAAGAGTAGACCATGTACATTTAATACCACACC
Protein-coding regions in this window:
- the LOC102227585 gene encoding NAD-dependent protein deacylase sirtuin-5, mitochondrial-like, with the protein product MLLKGRAVLSLGLRMCSTHVTAGPVIEPGRPSSDMSEFRKAFAKAKNIAIITGAGVSAESGVPTFRGEHEKWRKWHSQDLASPEAFSRNPSRVWEFYHYRRELVLDKKPSAVHLAIAECEARLKKQGRSVVVITQCQDDLHRQAGSKHVLKVHGSLLETRCMSCGQVTVNKQSPICATLKSKGAPGANVPDAQIPVDKLPRCEERDCHGLLRPNVVFFGETLDSHILTNVEKEIEICDLCLVVGTSSIVYPAAMFGPRVASRGVPVAEFNMNTTPKTEYFMYHFQGPCGTTLPPALAPHESEEL